Within Dehalococcoidia bacterium, the genomic segment ATTGATAAGACGATAATCGCATCATGTAATAGCAAAAAATGTTAGGTTAAAGCCAATGAACTTGAAAATCGAAGTCAACGATTCAACAAATTTTGCTATGCAGGATTCCTCATGTTTTGCGATAGAAGCCGAGGCCCTTGGCTTCGCTGGTGTCGGGATGCCTGATCACCCTCACACCGGGCAGGATGTTTTTGAGCGTCTAATTACTGCCGCGCAAGATACTGCACGAATAATGCTCTTTCCGTCTGTAACCAACCCGATAACTAGAACTGTAGAAGAGTTGTCTGTTAAAGCAAAAGAACTCCGCACTGTAGCATTAGGCAGAACTCGTCTGATACTAGGAGGGGGAGATAACGCTGTAGGCTTTTTGGGCAAAAAGCCTGCTACTACATTAGAGCTGATTAATGCAGTTCAAATGATTAAAGCAGAGCTAGCAGGAACTGGAGTTGAAGTTTTTATCAATGGAAGTAGCCCTAAAATGCTGGAAGCTGGTGGGTTAATAGCCGACGGTGTCTATGCAATGGTCGGGGTTGATCCAGTGGTAGTAAATACGGCCTTAGAACATGTTTTTCAAGGCGCTAGTAAGGGTGGGCGTGACCTTGAAAGCATACCCATTGCTCTTGGATTACCTGTATTTATGGCATCTTCGTTAGAACAATCCATTGAATATGCTCTACCATATGCATTTTCTAGCTTAAAGAGACGCACAAGGGTTTTTTCTCGAGTTCTAAGGTCAATATTGCCCGCTTTGGAAAGTGCCTCCAATTACACTGATCTCTCTAAAAAGGATGCCTGGAAGCTTACTGAAGCAATGGCTATCTGCGGATCCCCTCGTGAAGCCGCAGATAAAACACATGAACTCGCCCGTAAAATAGGGCATACCCATTTTATTGCCAGGGTACAGATGCAGGGTGTTGAGCCAATTGAAGCGTTAAAAGCCTACGGCAAGCAGATATACTTTCCTGAATAATTTTCCTAAAGCATACTCTCTAATTTATCTGGACTAAATTGCAGGAAATACCTTATGCCATTCAGTAACTTGCTGGTAGGCATGTCCTACTGCAAGGACAAGCCGATCATCAAATCGTTTCCCTGTTAGCTGTAGGCCAATTGGCATCCCACTTAATGAAAATCCGTTCGGTATTGATGCACTCGGCAGGCCATTCGGGTTGAATAAACGAGTAAGTCGAACTAATTCACGAGTAGTAATTAAGCCATCTTGCGTACGCATCTCATTTTCCCCAAATTTAGGCGCGTAGATTGGATTAGTAGGGGTAGCAATTAGCGAATACGTTGCGAAAAGTTCATTCCATCGCCGTTCCATTAGCGATCGGACTCTTAAAGCATCTACAAATGCATTGGCAGGTAAAAAGAAACCAGTTTCAATTCTCCGGCGAACCCCAGGGTGATAATCGTTTGGACGAGCACGGATCATTTCTGCATGATAAGAAGTTGCTTCCGCCAAAGTGATAGTAACCTGCGCAATTGAAATATAATCTAACTCTGGAATTTCGACTTCTTCGATTTTTGCTCCAAGTGCTTCTAAAGCGCCCATTGCATTCCAAAAAGCCTTTCGAACC encodes:
- a CDS encoding LLM class flavin-dependent oxidoreductase, with the translated sequence MNLKIEVNDSTNFAMQDSSCFAIEAEALGFAGVGMPDHPHTGQDVFERLITAAQDTARIMLFPSVTNPITRTVEELSVKAKELRTVALGRTRLILGGGDNAVGFLGKKPATTLELINAVQMIKAELAGTGVEVFINGSSPKMLEAGGLIADGVYAMVGVDPVVVNTALEHVFQGASKGGRDLESIPIALGLPVFMASSLEQSIEYALPYAFSSLKRRTRVFSRVLRSILPALESASNYTDLSKKDAWKLTEAMAICGSPREAADKTHELARKIGHTHFIARVQMQGVEPIEALKAYGKQIYFPE